One stretch of Pomacea canaliculata isolate SZHN2017 linkage group LG11, ASM307304v1, whole genome shotgun sequence DNA includes these proteins:
- the LOC112576203 gene encoding uncharacterized protein LOC112576203 isoform X1, protein MTAEAQAFWLQWVEDAFPELDSRAYFLPPVYFNRVPMTRHPTAGQNIFVFQSAIGQAGQINRHKVNPSASGRPSIPQLPLIHDSDIRDDAAMQRVLVCVQKMAEQNGEVLVGMTQLQFGQYLGEPCYAAAAAQLPLPANLPPALPRNWKRGDFDVLLIHRQYGLVVCEVKACGDNVKALNMSQEVTNETIRKKVKQAVTQLDKAEAMLSHLVSDIASGLRITRTFAFPNLTAHQLQQAVSGDTHLTQALCRCLGTADPADITDLCLFSDHLSDSKTPWDVSSHVLMELGNWWQRRVAGDGADILMTSALYRTLVARFCGPATSVTVPCTSPPRLSLKTLHQAVSLTGECYSTLITLFPEQVDLLNTGPPRLFLSGPPGTGKSVLLLLKGRQWLRCGHVVMIVSTGRWSRAVCCMLYHLLKTEEVTPGQLWLLQYDFTREDDVLQAVSDLLQAVKEGSLYIIADEAGYKGSSEKVFPAVFEAKLGQVPRLHLWAANCYHKNIPPGWQVEYLTRPLRFPPAVVREVEQDNEITGDRTVHEYSERGVPDHTDGPPVKRLYHEGDGHSGESPNECVACGREVGSFLHSLCIGVPVKAQTSSTTVIPNGGDATPPGLQWRDVLVLSLDDPSAYSGMVTGLISAGIPVQVMTDDDTEDVAMARSDVVWAAGGDRVRGLERKVVVCLQTGGGSVRLLNMSRCTSQLVIVFPNGTSSAVCTR, encoded by the exons ATGACCGCAGAAGCCCAGGCATTCTGGTTGCAGTGGGTTGAGGACGCCTTCCCTGaactcgactctcgcgcctacttcctgcctcctgtctacttcaaccgcgtgccaaTGACTAGACACCCGACTGCTGgtcagaacatttttgtttttcagtcagcaaTTGGACAAGCTGGTCAAATCAACCGCCATAAGGTGAATCCATCCGCTTCCGGTCGTCCATCAATTCCTCAGCTTCCTCTAATTCATGACAGTGACATCAGAGAcgatgcagccatgcagcggGTGCTGGTTTGTGTACAGAAAATGGCGGAACAGAACGGAGAAGTTTTAGTCGGAATGACccagcttcagttcggacagtacctgggggaaccttgttacgctgctgCGGCTGCACAGCTACCCCTACCCGCCAACTTACCACCTGCTCTACCACGGAACTGGAAACgtggagactttgatgtgcttctgatTCACCGACAGTACGGACTGGTAGTGTGTGAGGTCAAGGCTTGTGGTGACAATGTTAAGGCCCTCAACATGTCACAGGAAGTTACGAATGAAACTAtcagaaagaaagtaaaacaggCCGTtacacagctggacaaggcagAGGCCATGTTGTCACACCTTGTGTCCGACATCGCTTCCGGTCTGCGAATCACCAGAACCTTTGCATTTCCGAACCTCACAGCTCATCAGCTGCAGCAAGCTGTCAGTGGCGACACCCACCTGACTCAG gccctgtgtcggtgtctgggaacagCAGATCCTGCCGACATCACTGATctgtgtctcttctctgatcacCTGTCTGACTCCAAGACACCTTGGGACGTTAGCAGTCACGTGCTGATGGAACTCGGGAACTGGTGGCAGCGCCGTGTGGCTGGGGATGGGGCTGACATTCTAATGACCAGTGCCTTGTACAGAACATTAGTAGCCAG gttctgtggtccggcgacatcAGTGACTGTTCCATGCACAAGTCCACCCCGTCTCAGTCTCAAGACTCTACACCAGGCCGTGTCGTTGACGGGTGAGTGCTACAGTACactaataacactcttcccggaaCAAGTTGACCTGCTCAACACGGGTCCTCCCAGACTGTTTCTGTCCGGACCACCGGGCACCGGCAAaagtgtgctgctgctgctgaagggGAGACAATGGCTGAGATGTGGCCACGTGGTCATGATTGTGAGTACAGGCAGGTGGAGTCGTGCAGTATGCTGCATGCTGTATCATCTGCTGAAGACAGAGGAGGTGACACCTGGTCAGCTTTGGCTCTTGCAGTATGATTTTACACGTGAGGACGATGTGTTGCAGGCTGTGAGTGACTTGTTACAGGCAGTTAAAGAAGGATCATTGTAcatcatcgctgatgaagctGGCTATAAGGGAAG CTCAGAGAAAGTCTTCCCTGCCGTCTTCGAAGCGAAGCTGGGACAGGTCCCtcgtctccatctttgggcAGCAAATtgttatcataaaaatattccccccggctggcaagtggaatactTGACCAGACCTCTCCGCTTTCCGCCGGCTGTCGTCAGGGAGGTGGAGCAGGACAACGAAATCACCGGGGACCGCACTGTCCACGAGTACAGTGAGCggggtgtgcccgaccacacagacggcccgccagtcaagCGACTGTATCACGAAGGTGATGGTCACTCAGGTGAATCGCCAAACGAATGTGTCGCTTGTGGTCGTGAGGTGGGCAGCTTTCTACACAGTCTGTGTATTGGTGTTCCTG TGAAGGCCCAGACATCATCCACGACCGTCATTCCAAACGGCGGCGATGCAACCCCACCCGGCTTGCAGTGGAGAGATGTGCTGGTGTTGTCGCTTGACGACCCTTCTGCCTACTCGGGTATGGTGACGGGGCTGATATCAGCGGGTATTCCAGTTCAGGTGATGACGGATGATGACACGGAAGACGTGGCCATGGCCCGCAGTGACGTAGTGTGGGCGGCGGGTGGagatcgtgttcgtggtcttGAGAGAAAAGTCGTTGTGTGTTTACAGACTGGTGGTGGGTCTGTCCGACTTCTCAATATgtcccggtgtacgtcacaGCTTGTGATTGTCTTCCCTAACGGCACTAGTTCTGCTGTCTGCACACGTTGA
- the LOC112576204 gene encoding uncharacterized protein LOC112576204, translating to MTAQAQAFWIQWVEDAFPDLDTRAYFLPPVYFNRVPMISQPIAGQHVFILQSASGQAGQPILYRVVPTAVSRPSIPQPPPVYNSDTRDDAAMQRVLVCVQKMAEQNGEVLVGMTQLQFGQYLGEPCYAAAAAQLPLPANLPPALPRNWKRGDFDVLLIHRQYGLVICEVKACGDNVKALNMSKHDVDKIIRKKLKQAVEQLNKAKAMLSHLVSDIAPGLRITRTFAFPNLTAHQLQQAVSGDTHLTQALCQCLGTKNLADVTGLCLCSDPLSDPKTPWDVSSHVLKELGSWWQRRVAGVGADSHMTSALYKTLVARFCGPATSVTVPCTSPPRLSLKTLHQAVSLTGECYSTLITLFPEQVDLLNTGPPRLFLSGPPGTGKSVLLLLKGRQWLRCGHVVLIVSTGWWSRAACCMLYHLLKTEEVTPGQLWLLQYDFTREDDVLQAVSDMLQAVKEGSLYILADEAGYKGSTMIVFPPVFEQNFGKLPGLHLWAANCYHSNIPSGWQVEYLTRPLRFPPAVVREVEQDNEITGDRTVHEYSERGVPDHTDGPPVKRLYHKGDGHSGESPNECVACGREVGSFLHSLCIGAPVKAQTSSATVIPSSGDASPPVVQWRDVLVLTREDLLDDSGMVMGLIAAGIPVQVMTDNDTEDVAMARSDVVWAAGGGRVRGLERKVVVCLESDGGSVRLLNMSRCTSQLVIVSSNLSLN from the exons ATGACGGCCCAAGCTCAGGCATTCTGGATACAATGGGTTGAGGACGCCTTCCCTGATCTCGAcactcgcgcctacttcctgcctcctgtctacttcaaccgcgtgcccatgatcAGTCAACCGATTGCTGGTCAGCACGTTTTCATTTTACAGTCAGCAAGTGGACAAGCTGGTCAACCTATCCTCTACCGTGTGGTTCCAACCGCTGTAAGTCGTCCATCCATTCCTCAACCTCCTCCCGTTTATAACAGTGACACCAGAGAcgatgcagccatgcagcggGTGCTCGTCTGTGTACAGAAAATGGCGGAACAGAACGGAGAAGTTTTAGTCGGAATGACccagcttcagttcggacagtacctgggggaaccttgttacgctgctgCGGCTGCACAGCTCCCCCTACCCGCCAACTTACCACCTGCTCTACCACGGAACTGGAAACgtggagactttgatgtgcttctgatTCACCGACAATATGGCCTTGTcatctgtgaggtgaaggcttGTGGTGACAATGTTAAGGCCCTCAACATGTCAAAGCACGATGTagacaaaataataagaaagaagcTAAAACAGGCCGTAGAACAACTAAACAAGGCAAAGGCCATGTTGTCACACCTTGTGTCCGACATAGCTCCCGGTTTGCGAATCACCAGAACCTTTGCATTTCCAAACCTCACAGCTCATCAGCTGCAACAAGCTGTCAGTGGCGACACCCACCTGACTCAG GccctgtgtcagtgtctgggAACAAAAAATCTCGCCGATGTCACTGGTCTGTGTCTCTGCTCTGATCCCCtctctgaccccaagacaccttGGGACGttagtagtcacgtgctgaaggAACTCGGGAGCTGGTGGCAGCGCCGTGTGGCTGGGGTTGGggctgacagtcacatgactaGTGCCTTGTACAAGACATTAGTAGCCAG gttctgtggtccggcgacatcAGTGACTGTTCCATGCACAAGTCCACCCCGTCTCAGTCTCAAGACTCTACACCAGGCCGTGTCGTTGACGGGTGAGTGCTACAGTACactaataacactcttcccggaaCAAGTTGACCTGCTGAACACGGGTCCTCCCAGACTGTTTCTGTCCGGACCACCGGGCACCGGCAAaagtgtgctgctgctgctgaagggGAGACAATGGCTGAGATGTGGCCACGTGGTCTTGATTGTGAGTACAGGCTGGTGGAGTCGTGCAGCATGCTGCATGCTGTATCATCTGCTGAAGACAGAGGAGGTGACACCTGGTCAGCTTTGGCTCTTGCAGTATGATTTTACACGTGAGGACGATGTGTTGCAGGCTGTGAGTGACATGTTACAGGCAGTTAAAGAAGGATCATTGTACATCCTCGCTGATGAAGCTGGCTATAAGGGAAG CACAATGATAGTCTTCCCTCCGGTCTTCGAGCAGAATTTTGGAAAGCTCCCTGGTCTTCATCTTTGGGCAGCAAATTGTTACCATTCAAATATTCCctccggctggcaagtggaatactTGACCAGACCTCTCCGCTTTCCGCCGGCTGTCGTCAGGGAGGTGGAGCAGGACAACGAAATCACCGGGGACCGCACTGTCCACGAGTACAGTGAGCggggtgtgcccgaccacacagacggcccgccagtcaagCGACTGTATCACAAAGGTGATGGTCACTCAGGTGAATCGCCAAACGAATGTGTCGCTTGTGGTCGTGAGGTGGGCAGCTTTCTACACAGTCTGTGTATTGGTGCTCCGG TGAAGGCCCAGACATCATCCGCGACCGTCATTCCAAGCAGCGGCGATGCATCCCCACCCGTCGTGCAGTGGAGAGATGTGCTGGTGTTGACTCGTGAAGACCTTCTTGACGACTCGGGTATGGTGATGGGGCTGATAGCGGCGGGTATTCCAGTTCAGGTGATGACGGATAATGACACGGAAGACGTGGCCATGGCCCGCAGTGACGTAGTGTGGGCGGCGGGTGGAggtcgtgttcgtggtctggagagaaaagtcgttgTATGTCTAGAGAGTGATGGTGGGTCTGTCCGACTTCTCAATATGTCCCG
- the LOC112576203 gene encoding uncharacterized protein LOC112576203 isoform X3, with the protein MTAEAQAFWLQWVEDAFPELDSRAYFLPPVYFNRVPMTRHPTAGQNIFVFQSAIGQAGQINRHKVNPSASGRPSIPQLPLIHDSDIRDDAAMQRVLVCVQKMAEQNGEVLVGMTQLQFGQYLGEPCYAAAAAQLPLPANLPPALPRNWKRGDFDVLLIHRQYGLVVCEVKACGDNVKALNMSQEVTNETIRKKVKQAVTQLDKAEAMLSHLVSDIASGLRITRTFAFPNLTAHQLQQAVSGDTHLTQALCRCLGTADPADITDLCLFSDHLSDSKTPWDVSSHVLMELGNWWQRRVAGDGADILMTSALYRTLVARFCGPATSVTVPCTSPPRLSLKTLHQAVSLTGECYSTLITLFPEQVDLLNTGPPRLFLSGPPGTGKSVLLLLKGRQWLRCGHVVMIVSTGRWSRAVCCMLYHLLKTEEVTPGQLWLLQYDFTREDDVLQAVSDLLQAVKEGSLYIIADEAGYKGSSEKVFPAVFEAKLGQVPRLHLWAANCYHKNIPPGWQVEYLTRPLRFPPAVVREVEQDNEITGDRTVHEYSERGVPDHTDGPPVKRLYHEGDGHSGESPNECVACGRE; encoded by the exons ATGACCGCAGAAGCCCAGGCATTCTGGTTGCAGTGGGTTGAGGACGCCTTCCCTGaactcgactctcgcgcctacttcctgcctcctgtctacttcaaccgcgtgccaaTGACTAGACACCCGACTGCTGgtcagaacatttttgtttttcagtcagcaaTTGGACAAGCTGGTCAAATCAACCGCCATAAGGTGAATCCATCCGCTTCCGGTCGTCCATCAATTCCTCAGCTTCCTCTAATTCATGACAGTGACATCAGAGAcgatgcagccatgcagcggGTGCTGGTTTGTGTACAGAAAATGGCGGAACAGAACGGAGAAGTTTTAGTCGGAATGACccagcttcagttcggacagtacctgggggaaccttgttacgctgctgCGGCTGCACAGCTACCCCTACCCGCCAACTTACCACCTGCTCTACCACGGAACTGGAAACgtggagactttgatgtgcttctgatTCACCGACAGTACGGACTGGTAGTGTGTGAGGTCAAGGCTTGTGGTGACAATGTTAAGGCCCTCAACATGTCACAGGAAGTTACGAATGAAACTAtcagaaagaaagtaaaacaggCCGTtacacagctggacaaggcagAGGCCATGTTGTCACACCTTGTGTCCGACATCGCTTCCGGTCTGCGAATCACCAGAACCTTTGCATTTCCGAACCTCACAGCTCATCAGCTGCAGCAAGCTGTCAGTGGCGACACCCACCTGACTCAG gccctgtgtcggtgtctgggaacagCAGATCCTGCCGACATCACTGATctgtgtctcttctctgatcacCTGTCTGACTCCAAGACACCTTGGGACGTTAGCAGTCACGTGCTGATGGAACTCGGGAACTGGTGGCAGCGCCGTGTGGCTGGGGATGGGGCTGACATTCTAATGACCAGTGCCTTGTACAGAACATTAGTAGCCAG gttctgtggtccggcgacatcAGTGACTGTTCCATGCACAAGTCCACCCCGTCTCAGTCTCAAGACTCTACACCAGGCCGTGTCGTTGACGGGTGAGTGCTACAGTACactaataacactcttcccggaaCAAGTTGACCTGCTCAACACGGGTCCTCCCAGACTGTTTCTGTCCGGACCACCGGGCACCGGCAAaagtgtgctgctgctgctgaagggGAGACAATGGCTGAGATGTGGCCACGTGGTCATGATTGTGAGTACAGGCAGGTGGAGTCGTGCAGTATGCTGCATGCTGTATCATCTGCTGAAGACAGAGGAGGTGACACCTGGTCAGCTTTGGCTCTTGCAGTATGATTTTACACGTGAGGACGATGTGTTGCAGGCTGTGAGTGACTTGTTACAGGCAGTTAAAGAAGGATCATTGTAcatcatcgctgatgaagctGGCTATAAGGGAAG CTCAGAGAAAGTCTTCCCTGCCGTCTTCGAAGCGAAGCTGGGACAGGTCCCtcgtctccatctttgggcAGCAAATtgttatcataaaaatattccccccggctggcaagtggaatactTGACCAGACCTCTCCGCTTTCCGCCGGCTGTCGTCAGGGAGGTGGAGCAGGACAACGAAATCACCGGGGACCGCACTGTCCACGAGTACAGTGAGCggggtgtgcccgaccacacagacggcccgccagtcaagCGACTGTATCACGAAGGTGATGGTCACTCAGGTGAATCGCCAAACGAATGTGTCGCTTGTGGTCGTGAG TGA
- the LOC112576203 gene encoding uncharacterized protein LOC112576203 isoform X2, which translates to MTAEAQAFWLQWVEDAFPELDSRAYFLPPVYFNRVPMTRHPTAGQNIFVFQSAIGQAGQINRHKVNPSASGRPSIPQLPLIHDSDIRDDAAMQRVLVCVQKMAEQNGEVLVGMTQLQFGQYLGEPCYAAAAAQLPLPANLPPALPRNWKRGDFDVLLIHRQYGLVVCEVKACGDNVKALNMSQEVTNETIRKKVKQAVTQLDKAEAMLSHLVSDIASGLRITRTFAFPNLTAHQLQQAVSGDTHLTQALCRCLGTADPADITDLCLFSDHLSDSKTPWDVSSHVLMELGNWWQRRVAGDGADILMTSALFCGPATSVTVPCTSPPRLSLKTLHQAVSLTGECYSTLITLFPEQVDLLNTGPPRLFLSGPPGTGKSVLLLLKGRQWLRCGHVVMIVSTGRWSRAVCCMLYHLLKTEEVTPGQLWLLQYDFTREDDVLQAVSDLLQAVKEGSLYIIADEAGYKGSSEKVFPAVFEAKLGQVPRLHLWAANCYHKNIPPGWQVEYLTRPLRFPPAVVREVEQDNEITGDRTVHEYSERGVPDHTDGPPVKRLYHEGDGHSGESPNECVACGREVGSFLHSLCIGVPVKAQTSSTTVIPNGGDATPPGLQWRDVLVLSLDDPSAYSGMVTGLISAGIPVQVMTDDDTEDVAMARSDVVWAAGGDRVRGLERKVVVCLQTGGGSVRLLNMSRCTSQLVIVFPNGTSSAVCTR; encoded by the exons ATGACCGCAGAAGCCCAGGCATTCTGGTTGCAGTGGGTTGAGGACGCCTTCCCTGaactcgactctcgcgcctacttcctgcctcctgtctacttcaaccgcgtgccaaTGACTAGACACCCGACTGCTGgtcagaacatttttgtttttcagtcagcaaTTGGACAAGCTGGTCAAATCAACCGCCATAAGGTGAATCCATCCGCTTCCGGTCGTCCATCAATTCCTCAGCTTCCTCTAATTCATGACAGTGACATCAGAGAcgatgcagccatgcagcggGTGCTGGTTTGTGTACAGAAAATGGCGGAACAGAACGGAGAAGTTTTAGTCGGAATGACccagcttcagttcggacagtacctgggggaaccttgttacgctgctgCGGCTGCACAGCTACCCCTACCCGCCAACTTACCACCTGCTCTACCACGGAACTGGAAACgtggagactttgatgtgcttctgatTCACCGACAGTACGGACTGGTAGTGTGTGAGGTCAAGGCTTGTGGTGACAATGTTAAGGCCCTCAACATGTCACAGGAAGTTACGAATGAAACTAtcagaaagaaagtaaaacaggCCGTtacacagctggacaaggcagAGGCCATGTTGTCACACCTTGTGTCCGACATCGCTTCCGGTCTGCGAATCACCAGAACCTTTGCATTTCCGAACCTCACAGCTCATCAGCTGCAGCAAGCTGTCAGTGGCGACACCCACCTGACTCAG gccctgtgtcggtgtctgggaacagCAGATCCTGCCGACATCACTGATctgtgtctcttctctgatcacCTGTCTGACTCCAAGACACCTTGGGACGTTAGCAGTCACGTGCTGATGGAACTCGGGAACTGGTGGCAGCGCCGTGTGGCTGGGGATGGGGCTGACATTCTAATGACCAGTGCCTT gttctgtggtccggcgacatcAGTGACTGTTCCATGCACAAGTCCACCCCGTCTCAGTCTCAAGACTCTACACCAGGCCGTGTCGTTGACGGGTGAGTGCTACAGTACactaataacactcttcccggaaCAAGTTGACCTGCTCAACACGGGTCCTCCCAGACTGTTTCTGTCCGGACCACCGGGCACCGGCAAaagtgtgctgctgctgctgaagggGAGACAATGGCTGAGATGTGGCCACGTGGTCATGATTGTGAGTACAGGCAGGTGGAGTCGTGCAGTATGCTGCATGCTGTATCATCTGCTGAAGACAGAGGAGGTGACACCTGGTCAGCTTTGGCTCTTGCAGTATGATTTTACACGTGAGGACGATGTGTTGCAGGCTGTGAGTGACTTGTTACAGGCAGTTAAAGAAGGATCATTGTAcatcatcgctgatgaagctGGCTATAAGGGAAG CTCAGAGAAAGTCTTCCCTGCCGTCTTCGAAGCGAAGCTGGGACAGGTCCCtcgtctccatctttgggcAGCAAATtgttatcataaaaatattccccccggctggcaagtggaatactTGACCAGACCTCTCCGCTTTCCGCCGGCTGTCGTCAGGGAGGTGGAGCAGGACAACGAAATCACCGGGGACCGCACTGTCCACGAGTACAGTGAGCggggtgtgcccgaccacacagacggcccgccagtcaagCGACTGTATCACGAAGGTGATGGTCACTCAGGTGAATCGCCAAACGAATGTGTCGCTTGTGGTCGTGAGGTGGGCAGCTTTCTACACAGTCTGTGTATTGGTGTTCCTG TGAAGGCCCAGACATCATCCACGACCGTCATTCCAAACGGCGGCGATGCAACCCCACCCGGCTTGCAGTGGAGAGATGTGCTGGTGTTGTCGCTTGACGACCCTTCTGCCTACTCGGGTATGGTGACGGGGCTGATATCAGCGGGTATTCCAGTTCAGGTGATGACGGATGATGACACGGAAGACGTGGCCATGGCCCGCAGTGACGTAGTGTGGGCGGCGGGTGGagatcgtgttcgtggtcttGAGAGAAAAGTCGTTGTGTGTTTACAGACTGGTGGTGGGTCTGTCCGACTTCTCAATATgtcccggtgtacgtcacaGCTTGTGATTGTCTTCCCTAACGGCACTAGTTCTGCTGTCTGCACACGTTGA